Below is a window of Campylobacter canadensis DNA.
ATAATTGCATAATAAATATCATAATATCCGCACTCATCTTTTAAATATTTTTCTACATAAACTTCATTTGCGGCATTTATAATTACCCCTAGGTCTAAATTCTTAAGGAGTTCATTTTTTAAAGAATATATTGGATATTTTTTCTCATCAATTTCATATAATGATAAATTTTTTATTTTTAATAAATCAAGTGCATTACAATGAGCTTTACTATCTTCTTTAAAAAGCGCATTTGCAATACTTAACTTCATATCAGGCACACTAAAATATGCTGTAATAGAATTATTTTTACACTCACAAAATGCGTGTATTAACGAGCTAGGCTCAATTAAAGCATCAAGCTCTAAATCTTTGTACAAATGTTTTGCTTCTACAAGCTCAAAAAGCTTATTTGCCATAGTGGCACTGTCAATTGTTATTTTTGCGCCCATTTGCCAATTTGGGTGCTTTAAGGCATCTTTTGCTTTTAAATTCTTGCAATCTTCTTGTTTAAAAAAGGTGCCGCCACTAGCTGTGATTGTTATTTTTTTAGGATAAGCAACACTTCTTAATAAAGCAGCTAAAGCACTGTGTTCGCTATCAATTGGACTTATTTTACTTGTATCTAAAAATTTTCCTGCAACCAATAAACTTTCTTTATTTGCTAAATATAATTTTTTATTGTATTTTTGAGTTAAAAGGCTTAGTTTTAAACCTGCAAAAGCTACAATAGCATTAACAATTCCATCACTTTTTAAACTAGCAAAATGTCTTTCAAGTTCATTTATATCATAGGCTTCTTTATGTTTTATCAAGTGTAAAATATCTTTATTAGCAAAAACTAATTTTGGTTTATATTCTTGTATTTGCTCATTTAATAGCTCATAGTTTTTATTTGCAGCAAGGCATTCTATTTGTATATCACTATTTTTTAAAACTTTAAGAGTATTAACTCCTATTGTTCCAGTTGAGCCAAAAATACTAATCAGCTTAGCCTTGCTAGGATTTAAAGCAAAACTCATATAAAAATCACCAAAATTACACTTGCAAAAATTAAAGCATCAAGCCTATCAAGAACACCGCCATGACCTGGAAATAAATTTGCACTATCTTTTACATTTGCAAGTCTTTTTAAATAACTTTCAAACAAATCACCAAACACTGAAAAAAATGCCATTAAAAAACTAATCATCAAGCAAGAATAAAAAGATAAATTCTGAGCAAAACAAGCAAATAAAGCTGATAAAACCGTACTTATTAATACACCGCCTATTACACCTTCAATAGTTTTATTTGGACTTGTTGGACAGAATTTATGCTTACCAAAAGCTCTCCCAACAAAATAAGCAAAACTATCACAAAGCACCGTACATAAAAGCACCCAAATTAAAGCATTTAAACCATAAGAAAGATAAATTTCATAAATAAAACTTATACCTACTATTGCATAAATAGTACTTGCTAGTTGTTTTAAATCTTCTTGCTTATAAGCAATGTAACTTGCTTGTAAAATAAGTACAAAAATTGCAGAATAAAGCGCCTTATCGCTCACAAAGGTCAAAACAATGCTAATTACAGCATAAAATATTTTAGTATCTGTTTTAAATAAATTGTTTGCTTCTTTTAAAGCAAAAATCATAGCTAACGCAAAAAGCACAAGCCATAAAATTTTATTGTTTAGAAAAACTACAAGCAGTAAAATTACCGCAAAAATAATTCCTGTTTTTATTTTTTCATTCATCATTACACCTTCTTATCAAAAATATGTTCGTTATCAGTATCATTTTGTTCATCTTCGTTATTTTCTTCTTCTTCATCACTTTGAATTTGCATTCCAAATAAATATGCTTTTTTCTTATTTTCTTTTTTGTTCTCATCAAAAGAAGACTCATCATCGTTAAAATTTGTATTTGTACTTGCACTTTTTGAGCTTTCTTCTATACTCTTTATTTCTGGCATTACTGGGCTTTGCTCTAATTCAATATTTGTTTTTGACAAGGCCTTTGAATGCAATTCACTGGCATAATTTTGGTTTTGATTTATATATGATATACTGCCAATATTACTCATAAAAACACCTTGATAGTATCATAATTAACATAATTAACATATGCTTTTTCAATAATCTTTACATTTTTTCTTTGTGTAAAATCTACTAAAAAATTACCATTTTTCTTGCCTGAATAGCAAGCACAAAGACTAGCAGCATGATAAATTAAATCAATATCATATTTTTGTTTATTTGATGAGATAATCACATGCGCTCCTTTTAAATCTTTAAGATGAAACCACATATCATCTTTTTTAGAATTCTTTAAAAGCCATATATTAGCATTTTCATTTAACCCAACGCTAATTTTATATTCATTTAAATAAAAATTTAAAATATTTTCATTTATTTTTTTATCATTTTTCTTTTGCTTAAAACTTTGCAAAAAATACTCATCTTTTGCAAGATTGATAGCGGTTTTTGTATATTCAAATTCTTTAATTTTATTTTGTAAATTTTCTTTTTCTATATTAATATTTTTTGCTTTTTGCTTTAATTTTTTAGCATTTTTAAAAATTGAATTTATTTCAATACTTGCGGAATTTTTTAAATTAAAATTAATATTTTCTAAAGAAAAGTTGCGTTCATATTCTTTTATTTTATATAAATTTGCCTTTAGGATTTCTCCTTTTTTATATTCAAACAATGCTTTTTCTTCTAATTTTTTTTCATCTTCTAAATTATCTAATAAATATTGTATTTTTTGAATTTTTTTATCAATATTTGCATTTTTTTGCTTTTTAATATCATTTAGTTTGTTTGAAAAAATTTCTTCATATTTATTTTTAAAATATTCTTCAAAATTAATAATTTCAATATATTTTTCACTAATTTTGGTTTCTTTTAAATCTATATATTTTTCATTTTGCTTAATAATTCTTGCATTTTCATAATATCTTAAAGCACTTATTATAATTTTATTTTCATCTAAGAATAAAGCATTTGTAAATCTACCAGAAAACTCTAGCACAAAATAAAATTCTTGCTTTTTATAAGCATGAGCTAATTCACAATGAAAATATAAAATTCTATTGTTTTTTAAGACATTAATATCAAGAATTTTTGCATTAAAAAGATATTTTTTTAACATTAAATCAAAAGGTGAATTATAATTTTTAGCAAAAAAATCCGCCTTGTAAATAGCTGATTTAAATTTACTTAAATCAAAACACAATCTTTCATCAAAATGTATACAAATAGAATTATCACTAACTCTATAAGCTTTATAAATTTTTTTATATTTTTTTAAATAATCTGCAATTTGCACTAAATCATAATAATTCATTTAAATCCTTTCATTAATTTTAACTGCTAAAATTAATAAAATCATTAAAAAGGCTAAAAAATGACTTTAACAGAACAAATTTTTGCAAATCATATAAATAAAGAAGTTAAGGCAAACGATATTGTTGATTGCCCTATAGATATGGTAATTGGTAATGATATAACCACTCCTATTTCTATTAAGCAATTTGAAAAAAGCAAGGCGCAAAAACTAGCTAATCCTGATGGTTTTGCAATAGTTTTAGACCACTACATTCCTGCAAAAGATATTTTAAGCGCAAATCAAGCAAAAATCAGTCGTGATTTTGCAAAAAAACATAACTTAAAATACTTATTTGATGAAAAAAATATGGGAATTGAACACGCTTTATTACCTGAAAATGGTCTTATTAGCCCTGGTGATGTGATAATTGGAGCTGATAGCCACACCTGTACTCACGGAGCGCTTGGCGCTTTTGCAACTGGAATGGGAAGCACTGATTTAGCATACGCTATGATTACTGGTAAAAATTGGTTTAAAATTCCAAGTGCAATTAAGGTGCTTTTTCGTGGAAAGTTGCAAGAATATGTTTATGGAAAAGATTTAATTTTAGAAATAATTAGAATTTTAGGCGTTGATGGTGCTTTATATAAATCTTTAGAATTTTTTGGCATAGAAGAACTTGATATGGATAGTCGCTTTTCACTTTGCAATATGGCTATTGAAGCTGGTGCTAAAAATGGAATTTGTGCAGTTGATGATGTAACAAAAGACTTTTTAAAAAATGTAGATTTAAAAAGAAAAATGGTAGAAGTAAAAGCTGATGAAAATGCAAAATATGAAAGAATTTTAGAAATTGACCTTGATAAATTAAGCCCTGTTGTAGCTCACCCGTTTTTACCAAGTAATGGTAAAAGTATTGAACAAACAGCAAGTATGAAAATAAAAATTGACCAAGCATTTATTGGCTCTTGTACAAATGGAAGACTTAGCGATTTAAGGATTGCTGCTAGTATTTTAAAAGGCAAAAAAGTACATAAAGATGTAAGAATGATTATTACACCTGCTACAACAAAAATAGCTCTACAAGCTCAAAAAGAAGGTTTGATGGATATTTTTGCTGAGGCTGGTTGTGTTGTTTCTAATCCAACTTGTGGTGCTTGTCTTGGTGGATATATGGGGATATTAGCTGATAATGAAAAATGTATTTCTACAACTAATCGTAATTTTATTGGAAGAATGGGTGCAAGAAGTTCGCAAGTTTATTTATCAAATAGTGCAATTTCGGCTGCTTCGGCTATAAAAGGCTATATTTGCTCACCAAATGATTTATAAAAAAAATAAAAAGGCATTTAAGAATAAATTAAATGCCTATGCGGTTATTTTATGTGGCGGTAAAAGCTCAAGAATGCAAAAAAATAAGGCTTTTTTACAAGTAAAAAAAGAAAATAAAAATATATTTCTTTATGAATGGCAAAAAAAAAGATTAGAAAAAATTTTTAAAAAAGTTTTTATAAGTTCAAAAGATATTTATACACACAATACTATTCAAGATTTACAAAAGGACTTTCATCCGCTTAATGCGCTTTTAAGCATCAAAGAATATTTTAAAGATTATAATAAAAACACACAAATTTTTATAATAGCAGTTGATTATATTTGTGTAAATAAAAATATTATTAAAAAACTTTACTATAAAAATGCCATTGCAAAAGATACAAAAACTCACTACTTATGCGGCTTTTACACTTTAGAAGAATTAAAACTTATATCAAATAATAGTTTTTACAAAATTAAAGATTTTGCTACAAGCTGTAATAAAAATACACTAAAAATTAAAAAAAGATTAGCCAATATAAATCATCAATTTGAAATCTTAAAAAAGTCAAAAATTATCTACTAAAAAGCCTATCATATAAATATTTAAATATAAAATACAAAAAATTTTTTGTAAAATTTTACAAAAATTATGCTTAAACACTTAGATAATAAGCATTTAAGCAGTATAAATTATTTTTTTATTGTATTAAAAATTCTATCCCCTGCATCGCCTAAACCAGGAATAATGTAACCATATTCATTTAAGCCCTCGTCCATACAAGCTGTAATTAAATGTACATCAGGATGTGCTTGTTTCATTCTTTGTGCTGCAATTGGAGTTGCTATTATACTTGCAAAAATAATCTTTTTTACTCCATAGCTTTTAAGTTTGTTTACCGCCGCAATAGCACTACCACCGGTTGCAAACATAGGATCTATTATGATTGCTGTTTTTTTATCAACATTTTGTGGAAATTTTTCAAAAAAGAATTCAGGCTCAAGCGTACTTTCATTTCTTTGAATACCTAAAAAACCAACACTAGCATTCTCTAACAAATCAAGCGCTATATCGCTCATACCAAGCGCTGCTCTTAAAATTGGTACAATAACGATATCTTCAGCAATTTCTTCGCATTCACAAGGCATTAAAGGCGTATTTACTTGTATTTTTTTGCAAGTTAAAAACTCACAAGCTTCATAAATTACAAAACCGCTTAATTTTTTAATATAAGTTCTAAAATCCTTGCAGCTTGTATTTTTATCTCTAATTTTTGCTAGATAACTTAAAACGAGTTTATTATTAATTACCTTCATTTAACAATTCCTTAAAATATTTTTCTTCATCAAAATCACTTATTAAAGCAACTTTATCATCAATTGCAGCCTTAGCTACTGCTGTGCTGACATAGGCCTTTACTCTTGTGTCAAATGGTTTTGGAATAATTAAATCCTTACCAAATTTTAGCTCTTTATTATAAATAGCTTTAGTTTTTTCATCTACCGCTTCTTCACCTAATTTTGCTAAGGCATAAACAGCAGCTAGTTTCATATTTTCAGTAATTTTACTAGCTCTTACATCAAGCGCTCCTCTAAAAATATAAGGAAAACCTAAAACATTGTTTATTTGATTATCGTAATCGCTTCTTCCTG
It encodes the following:
- a CDS encoding 1-deoxy-D-xylulose-5-phosphate reductoisomerase, whose amino-acid sequence is MSIFGSTGTIGVNTLKVLKNSDIQIECLAANKNYELLNEQIQEYKPKLVFANKDILHLIKHKEAYDINELERHFASLKSDGIVNAIVAFAGLKLSLLTQKYNKKLYLANKESLLVAGKFLDTSKISPIDSEHSALAALLRSVAYPKKITITASGGTFFKQEDCKNLKAKDALKHPNWQMGAKITIDSATMANKLFELVEAKHLYKDLELDALIEPSSLIHAFCECKNNSITAYFSVPDMKLSIANALFKEDSKAHCNALDLLKIKNLSLYEIDEKKYPIYSLKNELLKNLDLGVIINAANEVYVEKYLKDECGYYDIYYAIMKALDKFCTCKIDTIEDVFTIDNKVRGFLNG
- a CDS encoding phosphatidate cytidylyltransferase, whose product is MNEKIKTGIIFAVILLLVVFLNNKILWLVLFALAMIFALKEANNLFKTDTKIFYAVISIVLTFVSDKALYSAIFVLILQASYIAYKQEDLKQLASTIYAIVGISFIYEIYLSYGLNALIWVLLCTVLCDSFAYFVGRAFGKHKFCPTSPNKTIEGVIGGVLISTVLSALFACFAQNLSFYSCLMISFLMAFFSVFGDLFESYLKRLANVKDSANLFPGHGGVLDRLDALIFASVILVIFI
- a CDS encoding NFACT family protein, with translation MNYYDLVQIADYLKKYKKIYKAYRVSDNSICIHFDERLCFDLSKFKSAIYKADFFAKNYNSPFDLMLKKYLFNAKILDINVLKNNRILYFHCELAHAYKKQEFYFVLEFSGRFTNALFLDENKIIISALRYYENARIIKQNEKYIDLKETKISEKYIEIINFEEYFKNKYEEIFSNKLNDIKKQKNANIDKKIQKIQYLLDNLEDEKKLEEKALFEYKKGEILKANLYKIKEYERNFSLENINFNLKNSASIEINSIFKNAKKLKQKAKNINIEKENLQNKIKEFEYTKTAINLAKDEYFLQSFKQKKNDKKINENILNFYLNEYKISVGLNENANIWLLKNSKKDDMWFHLKDLKGAHVIISSNKQKYDIDLIYHAASLCACYSGKKNGNFLVDFTQRKNVKIIEKAYVNYVNYDTIKVFL
- a CDS encoding 3-isopropylmalate dehydratase large subunit; translated protein: MTLTEQIFANHINKEVKANDIVDCPIDMVIGNDITTPISIKQFEKSKAQKLANPDGFAIVLDHYIPAKDILSANQAKISRDFAKKHNLKYLFDEKNMGIEHALLPENGLISPGDVIIGADSHTCTHGALGAFATGMGSTDLAYAMITGKNWFKIPSAIKVLFRGKLQEYVYGKDLILEIIRILGVDGALYKSLEFFGIEELDMDSRFSLCNMAIEAGAKNGICAVDDVTKDFLKNVDLKRKMVEVKADENAKYERILEIDLDKLSPVVAHPFLPSNGKSIEQTASMKIKIDQAFIGSCTNGRLSDLRIAASILKGKKVHKDVRMIITPATTKIALQAQKEGLMDIFAEAGCVVSNPTCGACLGGYMGILADNEKCISTTNRNFIGRMGARSSQVYLSNSAISAASAIKGYICSPNDL
- a CDS encoding NTP transferase domain-containing protein — protein: MIYKKNKKAFKNKLNAYAVILCGGKSSRMQKNKAFLQVKKENKNIFLYEWQKKRLEKIFKKVFISSKDIYTHNTIQDLQKDFHPLNALLSIKEYFKDYNKNTQIFIIAVDYICVNKNIIKKLYYKNAIAKDTKTHYLCGFYTLEELKLISNNSFYKIKDFATSCNKNTLKIKKRLANINHQFEILKKSKIIY
- the upp gene encoding uracil phosphoribosyltransferase — translated: MKVINNKLVLSYLAKIRDKNTSCKDFRTYIKKLSGFVIYEACEFLTCKKIQVNTPLMPCECEEIAEDIVIVPILRAALGMSDIALDLLENASVGFLGIQRNESTLEPEFFFEKFPQNVDKKTAIIIDPMFATGGSAIAAVNKLKSYGVKKIIFASIIATPIAAQRMKQAHPDVHLITACMDEGLNEYGYIIPGLGDAGDRIFNTIKK